A stretch of Desulfovibrio desulfuricans DSM 642 DNA encodes these proteins:
- the rimO gene encoding 30S ribosomal protein S12 methylthiotransferase RimO, producing MTRVIFPNSLKVWSLSLGCPKNRVDSERLLGSLGVAVQHVEHMGKARLVFINTCGFIDPAVRESVRAVVDAIQRLEKCKVKPLLAVGGCMVGRYGAADLAAELPEVDVWLPTGELPRWPAMLAAALNLPEPPARIPGGGRLLSTGPSYAWLKVGEGCRHKCAFCTIPSIRGGLKSLTADDIADEARALLAQGVRELDLVAQDLTSWGVDLGLKHGLPSLLEKLVGLEGLAWLRLLYLYPTGVTPELLRFIRDCGAPLLPYLDIPLQHAHPDVLSRMGRPFAGDPRRVLDTVRSVLPHAALRTTFIVGYPGEKEEHFETLCRFVEEGRFQHVGVFAYQAEDGTVAATLPDQVPDEVKQWRRDSLMEIQADISNELLSAQVGSRMQVLVDAPHPDWPGLHSGRVWFQAPEVDGITYVSGPGVAPGALVECDMVENTDYDLTALA from the coding sequence ATGACACGAGTTATTTTTCCTAATTCCCTGAAAGTATGGTCGCTGAGCCTTGGCTGCCCCAAAAACCGTGTGGACAGTGAGCGCCTGCTCGGTTCGCTTGGGGTCGCCGTGCAGCATGTGGAACACATGGGCAAGGCACGTCTGGTTTTCATCAATACCTGCGGATTCATCGACCCTGCCGTGCGTGAGTCCGTTCGCGCGGTTGTGGACGCTATCCAGAGGCTTGAAAAGTGCAAGGTCAAACCGCTGCTGGCTGTTGGCGGCTGTATGGTGGGGCGTTATGGCGCTGCCGATCTGGCAGCGGAACTGCCGGAAGTGGACGTGTGGCTGCCCACGGGCGAACTGCCGCGCTGGCCAGCCATGCTGGCAGCGGCCCTGAACCTGCCTGAGCCGCCTGCCCGTATCCCCGGCGGGGGCAGGTTGCTTTCTACCGGCCCTTCATACGCATGGCTCAAGGTGGGCGAGGGGTGCAGGCACAAGTGCGCGTTCTGCACCATTCCTTCCATTCGGGGCGGACTTAAATCGCTGACCGCCGATGATATTGCCGATGAAGCCAGGGCTCTGCTGGCCCAAGGCGTGCGCGAGCTTGATCTTGTGGCGCAGGATCTGACCTCCTGGGGTGTTGATCTTGGGCTCAAGCACGGCCTGCCCAGCCTGCTTGAAAAGCTGGTGGGGCTTGAGGGCCTCGCCTGGTTGCGTCTGCTCTACCTGTACCCCACAGGCGTGACGCCGGAGCTTTTGCGCTTTATCAGGGATTGCGGCGCGCCTTTGCTGCCCTATCTGGATATTCCTCTGCAACACGCTCACCCTGATGTGCTGTCGCGCATGGGCCGGCCTTTTGCGGGCGACCCCCGGCGCGTGCTGGATACAGTGCGTTCCGTGCTGCCCCATGCGGCTTTGCGCACCACCTTTATTGTTGGCTACCCCGGCGAAAAGGAAGAGCATTTTGAAACCCTGTGCCGCTTTGTGGAAGAAGGCCGCTTTCAGCATGTGGGCGTGTTTGCCTATCAGGCAGAAGACGGCACCGTGGCGGCAACATTGCCAGATCAGGTGCCGGATGAAGTCAAGCAGTGGCGCAGGGATTCTCTTATGGAAATTCAGGCCGACATCAGCAACGAGCTGCTCTCCGCGCAGGTGGGCAGCCGTATGCAGGTGCTGGTGGACGCCCCGCATCCCGACTGGCCGGGGCTGCACAGCGGGCGCGTGTGGTTTCAGGCGCCGGAGGTGGACGGCATCACCTACGTGAGCGGGCCGGGCGTTGCGCCCGGAGCGCTCGTGGAATGCGATATGGTGGAAAATACGGACTATGATCTGACCGCTCTGGCCTGA
- a CDS encoding saccharopine dehydrogenase family protein, with protein sequence MSHILIIGAGGVGSVVVHKCAQVLKEGGFSKVTLASRTLSRCDAIAQSVKTRLGVEVATAQVDADNVPELCSLIRQVKPDVVCNVALPYQDLHIMDACLECGVHYVDTANYEPLDTAKFEYKWQWAYQDRFREAGLTALLGSGFDPGVTNVYAAWALKHQLDEVHVLDIIDCNAGDHGQPFATNFNPEINIREVTARGRYWERGEWVETDPLSWSMNFDFPDGIGSKKCFLMYHEELESLVQNLKGIRRARFWMTFSENYLNHLKVLGNVGMTRIDPVKFQGQDIVPIQFLAKLLPDPASLGPLTKGKTCIGDLMRGVKDGKEKTVYVYNICDHEECYAEVGSQAISYTTGVPAMIGTKMVAQGLWRKPGVWNMEQFDPDPFMKDLNVYGLPWQCLDVTGKF encoded by the coding sequence ATGTCTCATATTCTGATTATTGGCGCGGGCGGCGTAGGCAGCGTTGTGGTGCACAAGTGTGCGCAGGTACTCAAGGAAGGCGGATTCTCAAAGGTAACGCTGGCAAGCCGCACCCTTTCCCGCTGCGATGCCATTGCGCAGAGCGTCAAGACGCGCCTTGGCGTCGAGGTTGCCACCGCTCAGGTGGACGCGGACAACGTACCCGAGCTGTGCTCCCTCATCCGGCAGGTCAAGCCCGATGTGGTCTGCAACGTGGCCCTGCCGTATCAGGATCTGCACATCATGGACGCCTGCCTTGAATGCGGCGTGCATTACGTGGACACCGCCAACTACGAACCGCTGGACACAGCCAAGTTTGAATACAAGTGGCAGTGGGCCTATCAGGATCGCTTCCGCGAGGCGGGGCTGACGGCCCTGCTCGGTTCCGGTTTTGACCCCGGCGTCACCAACGTGTACGCAGCCTGGGCTCTCAAGCATCAGCTGGACGAAGTGCATGTGCTCGACATCATCGACTGCAATGCGGGCGATCATGGACAGCCCTTTGCCACCAACTTCAATCCTGAAATCAACATCCGCGAGGTCACGGCGCGCGGGCGGTACTGGGAGCGCGGCGAGTGGGTGGAAACCGACCCCCTGTCCTGGTCCATGAATTTTGATTTCCCTGACGGCATCGGCTCCAAAAAGTGCTTCCTCATGTACCATGAAGAGCTGGAATCACTGGTGCAGAACCTCAAGGGTATCCGACGAGCCCGCTTCTGGATGACGTTTTCAGAGAACTATCTCAACCACCTCAAGGTACTTGGCAACGTGGGCATGACCCGTATCGACCCTGTGAAATTTCAGGGGCAGGACATTGTGCCCATCCAGTTCCTTGCCAAACTGCTGCCCGACCCGGCCTCCCTTGGCCCCCTGACCAAGGGCAAGACCTGCATTGGCGATCTCATGCGCGGCGTTAAGGACGGCAAGGAAAAGACCGTCTACGTGTATAACATCTGCGATCACGAAGAATGCTACGCAGAGGTGGGTTCCCAGGCCATTTCGTACACCACGGGCGTGCCCGCCATGATCGGTACAAAGATGGTGGCTCAGGGCTTGTGGCGCAAGCCCGGCGTGTGGAACATGGAACAGTTTGATCCCGATCCTTTCATGAAGGATCTCAATGTGTACGGCCTGCCCTGGCAGTGCCTGGACGTGACCGGCAAATTTTAG
- a CDS encoding flagellin yields the protein MYINHNTMASQVANNLTSHYNDLKTSTSRLSSGLRINSAADDAAGLAIRELMRTDIAALQQGVRNANDAISLIQTADGALGIIDEKLTRMKELAEQAATGTYDSTQRLMIESEYQAMASEITRIATATDFNGIHLLDGNLSSDTHTGSTMSSTGKLKVHFGTANDSAEDYYYIQIGTSTASALGVGNQAVSTSAGRSVSTQEAAQKALVAITNAVVSKDKIRAHLGALQNRLENTISNLSTQAENLQAAESRISDVDVATEMTQFVRNQILTQSSVAMLSQANSMPKLALNLISG from the coding sequence ATGTATATCAATCACAATACGATGGCCTCGCAAGTGGCCAACAATCTGACCTCGCACTACAACGACCTGAAAACCTCTACCTCGCGGCTGTCATCCGGCCTGCGCATCAATTCCGCTGCGGACGATGCCGCCGGTCTGGCCATTCGCGAACTCATGCGTACCGATATCGCCGCCCTGCAACAGGGCGTGCGTAACGCCAACGACGCCATTTCCCTCATTCAGACCGCCGACGGTGCCCTGGGCATCATCGACGAAAAGCTGACCCGTATGAAGGAACTGGCCGAACAGGCCGCCACCGGTACCTATGACTCCACCCAGCGTCTGATGATCGAATCGGAGTACCAGGCAATGGCTTCGGAAATTACCCGAATCGCCACCGCCACGGACTTCAACGGCATCCACCTGCTGGACGGCAACCTGTCGAGCGACACGCACACAGGCAGTACCATGTCCAGTACGGGCAAGCTCAAGGTACACTTCGGCACAGCCAACGATTCGGCGGAAGACTACTACTACATCCAGATCGGCACGAGTACTGCCTCTGCCCTTGGTGTAGGCAATCAGGCTGTCAGCACGTCTGCCGGCAGATCGGTATCGACTCAGGAGGCGGCGCAGAAGGCTCTTGTGGCCATCACCAACGCCGTTGTCTCCAAGGACAAGATCCGGGCGCATCTGGGTGCGCTGCAAAACCGGCTGGAGAACACAATCTCCAACCTGAGCACTCAGGCCGAGAACCTGCAGGCGGCTGAATCCCGCATTTCTGACGTGGACGTTGCCACGGAAATGACGCAGTTTGTCCGCAACCAGATTCTCACCCAGTCTTCTGTGGCCATGCTTTCGCAGGCCAACAGCATGCCCAAGCTGGCCTTGAACCTGATTTCCGGTTAG
- a CDS encoding flagellin, translated as MYINNNSMASNVANNLTSHYSNLSTSTQRLSTGLRVNSAADDAAGLAIRELMRTDIKALQQGVRNANDAISLIQTADGALGIIDEKLTRMKELAEQASTGTYDSTQRLMIESEYQAMASEITRIANATDFNGIHLLDGNLSGDTHDGSTMTATGKMKVHFGTANDSAEDYYYIQIGTSTASALGVGNETTAGRDGATISTQEAAQKALVAITNAVVSKDKIRAHLGALQNRLENTVSNLTTQAENLQAAESRISDVDVATEMTQFVRNQILTQSSVAMLSQANSMPKMAMQLIQG; from the coding sequence ATGTATATCAATAACAACTCAATGGCTTCCAATGTTGCCAACAACTTGACCTCGCATTACAGCAACCTGTCGACTTCGACCCAGCGTCTGTCCACAGGCCTGCGCGTGAACTCCGCTGCCGACGATGCCGCCGGCCTCGCTATTCGCGAATTGATGCGTACGGATATCAAGGCGTTGCAACAGGGCGTGCGTAATGCCAACGACGCCATTTCCCTCATTCAGACCGCCGACGGCGCCCTGGGCATCATCGACGAAAAGCTGACCCGTATGAAGGAACTGGCTGAACAGGCTTCCACCGGCACTTATGACTCCACCCAGCGCTTGATGATCGAATCGGAGTACCAGGCCATGGCATCGGAAATTACCCGAATCGCCAACGCCACGGACTTCAACGGCATCCACCTGCTGGACGGCAATCTGTCTGGTGACACGCACGACGGCAGCACGATGACCGCCACTGGCAAGATGAAGGTCCACTTTGGCACAGCCAACGACTCCGCGGAAGACTATTACTACATCCAGATCGGCACGAGCACAGCTTCTGCCCTTGGTGTAGGCAATGAGACTACCGCCGGACGGGACGGTGCGACCATCTCCACCCAGGAGGCGGCGCAGAAGGCCCTTGTGGCCATCACCAACGCGGTGGTTTCCAAGGACAAGATCCGGGCGCACCTGGGCGCACTGCAGAACAGGCTGGAGAACACCGTCTCCAACCTCACCACCCAGGCTGAAAACTTGCAGGCGGCTGAATCCCGCATTTCCGACGTGGACGTGGCCACGGAAATGACGCAGTTCGTCCGCAATCAGATCCTCACCCAGTCGTCTGTGGCCATGCTCTCGCAGGCCAACAGCATGCCCAAGATGGCCATGCAGCTTATCCAGGGTTAA
- a CDS encoding 3'-5' exoribonuclease YhaM family protein produces MEKGCYVKDIGPASEARGIFVVTQAAQGQSRNGPYWRLALADASGSLEAKIWHPLSAEFSEIAAGTLVWAEGRAGLYRDQVQLTVEQMRFLSDEECAAVDHAALMPASPFPLDEMLDELLDLIKKEFVHAPWRKLVQGFFNNDEMRAAFRVCPAAKGVHHAYVGGLLEHTLSVFKLCRRIADHYPELDRQTFLAGALFHDIGKLREFSGGIANDYTDEGRLLGHLMLGIEMLEPYLAKSGLEEPLQRHLKHLILSHHGELEFGAVRVPHTPEAMALHYADNLDAKMAQCRGLFAQIEGEGEAWTPWQATLGRPVHRAARTPDKAAPATRKKAVKEECLSLLKV; encoded by the coding sequence ATGGAAAAAGGTTGTTACGTCAAAGATATTGGCCCCGCCTCGGAGGCGCGCGGCATATTCGTGGTTACGCAGGCGGCGCAGGGGCAGTCGCGCAACGGCCCGTACTGGCGGCTTGCCCTGGCTGACGCCAGCGGCAGCCTTGAAGCCAAGATATGGCATCCGCTGAGTGCGGAGTTCAGCGAAATCGCGGCAGGAACCCTTGTGTGGGCCGAAGGGCGCGCGGGGTTGTACCGCGATCAGGTACAGCTCACGGTGGAGCAGATGCGCTTTCTTTCCGATGAGGAATGCGCTGCTGTGGACCATGCGGCCCTTATGCCCGCCAGCCCCTTTCCGCTGGATGAAATGCTGGATGAACTGCTTGATCTCATCAAGAAGGAATTTGTCCACGCGCCATGGCGCAAGCTGGTGCAGGGATTTTTTAACAACGATGAGATGCGCGCCGCCTTTCGGGTCTGCCCGGCGGCCAAGGGGGTGCACCACGCCTATGTGGGCGGGCTGCTTGAGCATACCCTGAGCGTATTCAAGCTCTGTCGCCGTATTGCCGACCATTATCCGGAACTCGACCGGCAGACTTTTCTTGCGGGAGCTCTGTTTCACGATATTGGCAAACTGCGCGAATTTTCTGGCGGTATCGCCAATGATTACACTGATGAGGGCCGCCTGCTGGGGCACCTCATGCTGGGCATTGAAATGCTGGAGCCGTATCTGGCTAAATCCGGTCTGGAAGAGCCGTTGCAGCGGCATCTGAAACACCTGATCTTGAGCCACCATGGCGAGCTGGAGTTCGGCGCGGTGCGCGTGCCGCATACGCCTGAAGCCATGGCCCTGCACTATGCCGACAACCTGGACGCCAAGATGGCCCAGTGCCGTGGCCTTTTTGCCCAGATAGAGGGCGAAGGCGAGGCCTGGACACCCTGGCAGGCTACGCTGGGGCGACCCGTGCACCGGGCCGCGCGTACGCCGGACAAAGCCGCCCCCGCAACCCGCAAAAAAGCGGTGAAAGAAGAATGTTTATCTCTTTTGAAGGTATAG
- the surE gene encoding 5'/3'-nucleotidase SurE codes for MDVLLTNDDGIRARGLRALYAALLEAGHTVHVVAPMTQQSGVGHSLTVFEPVRAMDFEEPDFKGLGIYGTPTDCVKLALGQLLPKKPDMVISGINAGPNVGPDILYSGTVGAATEAAHENLPSIAVSHDCYKVKNGDLLPQARHLVALAERIDWSQLGRRRVVNVNYPACPLDEVKGMRVCPQTSAVWVNTYSERLDPRGAPYWWLEGEIPAETIEPDSDKDMLNRGYITLTPLRFDFTDAAGLNALADMKLG; via the coding sequence ATGGACGTTCTTCTGACCAACGATGACGGCATCCGCGCACGCGGCCTGCGCGCGCTTTACGCCGCCCTGCTTGAAGCAGGGCATACAGTGCATGTGGTGGCCCCCATGACCCAGCAATCTGGCGTGGGCCACTCGCTGACCGTATTTGAACCTGTACGCGCCATGGATTTTGAAGAACCCGACTTCAAGGGTCTGGGTATTTACGGCACACCCACGGACTGCGTCAAACTGGCCCTTGGACAGCTCTTGCCCAAAAAGCCCGACATGGTCATTTCGGGCATCAACGCAGGGCCCAACGTTGGCCCGGACATTCTGTACTCCGGCACGGTGGGCGCCGCCACTGAAGCGGCCCACGAAAATCTGCCGAGCATCGCTGTTTCGCACGACTGCTACAAGGTCAAAAATGGCGATCTGCTGCCGCAGGCCCGGCATCTGGTGGCGCTGGCCGAGCGCATCGACTGGTCGCAGTTGGGCCGCCGCAGGGTCGTCAACGTCAACTATCCTGCCTGCCCGCTGGACGAGGTCAAAGGCATGCGCGTCTGCCCGCAAACCAGCGCCGTGTGGGTAAACACCTACTCGGAGCGCCTTGACCCGCGCGGCGCGCCCTACTGGTGGCTTGAGGGCGAAATCCCCGCGGAAACCATTGAACCGGACTCGGACAAAGACATGCTCAACCGGGGATACATTACCCTTACCCCCCTGCGCTTTGACTTTACCGATGCGGCTGGCTTGAACGCGCTGGCAGACATGAAGCTCGGCTAG
- the tmk gene encoding dTMP kinase: MFISFEGIEGAGKSTAINYLAGFLQENGHDPLCTREPGGCALGRSLRSILLDARTRELSSRAELFLFLADRAQHVAEIIRPALEAGQTVLCDRYTDSTLAYQGHGRGLDTEYLHRLNQAATGGLQPELTLLLDLPVRCGLMRAGERNRLEGLVVSEGRFDAESLDFHERVRQGYRALAEEEPERFAIIDASQPPEDVVLQCRSAIESHLRQRGWGLE; this comes from the coding sequence ATGTTTATCTCTTTTGAAGGTATAGAAGGCGCGGGCAAGTCCACGGCCATCAACTATCTTGCGGGTTTCTTGCAGGAAAACGGCCACGACCCCCTGTGCACACGTGAGCCGGGGGGCTGCGCGCTTGGGCGCAGCCTGCGCTCCATATTGCTTGATGCCCGTACGCGCGAACTCTCCAGCAGGGCGGAGCTTTTTCTGTTTCTTGCCGACAGGGCGCAGCATGTGGCGGAGATCATCCGGCCTGCGCTGGAAGCGGGGCAGACCGTGCTGTGCGACCGTTACACCGACTCCACTCTGGCCTATCAGGGGCATGGACGCGGGCTTGATACGGAATATCTGCACAGGCTCAACCAGGCGGCCACGGGCGGCCTGCAGCCGGAGCTGACCCTGCTGCTGGATCTGCCGGTGCGTTGCGGCCTCATGCGCGCTGGCGAGCGCAACCGTCTGGAAGGCCTGGTGGTTTCAGAGGGCCGTTTTGACGCGGAGAGCCTTGATTTTCACGAGCGGGTGCGTCAGGGCTACAGGGCTCTGGCCGAGGAAGAACCCGAGCGCTTTGCCATTATTGACGCCTCGCAGCCGCCGGAAGACGTGGTTTTGCAGTGCCGTTCCGCCATTGAGTCCCACTTGCGTCAGCGCGGTTGGGGATTGGAATAG
- the gap gene encoding type I glyceraldehyde-3-phosphate dehydrogenase codes for MPVKVGMNGFGRIGRYLLRLMADDKKIQIAAINARADNAALAYLFKYDSTYGTFQGTVDHDENGIIVNGRHITVTRCKAGEWEWERLGVTLAVETTGTIKDREGLAQHLACGAKKVVISAPGKDVDAMIVMGVNHDVYDGAKHSVISAASCTTNCLAPAVKVLHETFGFRHGLMTTIHSYTMSQRILDGTHKDWRRGRAAAVSMVPSSTGAAKAVGQVMPELEGKLNGMSVRIPTFDCSLVDLTCEVEKACDAAAVNAALQAASKSALAENMGYSEEPLVSIDYKGSTFGGVVDALSTQVLDGTMVKLLIWYDNESGFTNQLLRLLRMVGKDC; via the coding sequence ATGCCCGTGAAAGTTGGAATGAACGGCTTTGGCCGCATTGGTCGGTATCTGCTGCGTCTTATGGCCGACGACAAAAAAATTCAGATCGCCGCCATCAACGCCCGTGCGGACAACGCCGCGCTGGCCTATCTTTTCAAGTATGATTCCACTTACGGAACCTTTCAGGGCACTGTTGATCACGATGAAAACGGCATCATCGTCAATGGCCGCCACATCACCGTTACCCGCTGCAAGGCGGGCGAATGGGAATGGGAACGCCTTGGCGTGACTCTGGCCGTGGAAACCACGGGCACCATCAAGGATCGCGAAGGGCTGGCCCAGCATCTGGCATGCGGCGCAAAAAAGGTTGTGATCTCCGCCCCCGGCAAGGACGTGGACGCCATGATTGTTATGGGCGTGAACCATGATGTCTATGACGGCGCAAAACACAGCGTCATTTCTGCCGCGTCCTGCACCACCAACTGTCTGGCCCCTGCGGTCAAGGTGCTGCACGAGACCTTTGGCTTCCGCCATGGCCTCATGACCACCATCCACTCCTACACCATGAGCCAGCGCATTCTGGACGGCACCCACAAGGACTGGCGTCGCGGCCGCGCCGCAGCCGTGTCCATGGTGCCTTCAAGCACTGGCGCTGCCAAGGCTGTGGGACAGGTCATGCCGGAACTGGAAGGCAAGCTCAACGGCATGTCGGTGCGTATTCCCACCTTTGACTGCTCGCTGGTCGACCTGACCTGCGAAGTGGAAAAAGCCTGTGATGCCGCCGCTGTCAACGCGGCCCTCCAGGCTGCCAGCAAGAGCGCTCTGGCCGAAAACATGGGCTATTCCGAAGAGCCGCTGGTATCCATTGACTACAAGGGCAGCACCTTCGGCGGCGTAGTGGATGCGCTTTCCACCCAGGTGCTTGACGGCACCATGGTCAAACTGCTTATCTGGTACGATAACGAATCCGGCTTCACCAACCAGCTGCTGCGCCTGCTTCGCATGGTGGGCAAGGACTGCTGA
- the fba gene encoding class II fructose-1,6-bisphosphate aldolase, whose amino-acid sequence MPLINPKEMFAAAYAGGYAIGAFNVNNMEIIQGIMNAASEEKSPVILQVSSGARKYAGQIYIMKLVEAALALDPSIPVVVHLDHGPSFEMCRDCIDGGFTSVMIDGSHLSFEDNIALTRQVVDYAHPRGVWVEAELGKLAGIEEHVQSAEHVYTDPDEAVEFVSRTGCDSLAVAIGTSHGAYKFKGEAKLDFDRLARIGDKLPNYPLVLHGASSVPQEFVSLCNQFGGQVGGAKGVPEDMLRKAAGMNVCKINVDTDIRLAVTASIRQYLAEHPDQFDPRAYLTPARDAVKNMVAHKIRNVMGSSNKA is encoded by the coding sequence ATGCCTCTTATCAATCCCAAAGAAATGTTCGCTGCCGCCTATGCCGGCGGGTATGCCATTGGCGCGTTCAACGTCAACAACATGGAAATCATCCAGGGCATCATGAACGCGGCCTCCGAGGAAAAATCTCCGGTCATCCTTCAGGTGTCTTCGGGCGCGCGCAAATATGCCGGGCAGATATACATCATGAAGCTTGTGGAAGCGGCGCTTGCGCTTGATCCTTCCATTCCCGTGGTGGTGCACCTTGACCACGGCCCCAGCTTTGAAATGTGCCGCGACTGCATTGACGGCGGCTTCACCTCTGTGATGATCGATGGTTCGCACCTGTCGTTTGAAGACAACATCGCCCTGACCAGGCAGGTGGTGGATTATGCCCACCCTCGCGGCGTATGGGTTGAGGCCGAGCTGGGCAAGCTGGCTGGCATAGAGGAACATGTGCAGTCTGCCGAACACGTCTACACCGACCCCGATGAAGCCGTGGAATTTGTAAGCCGCACGGGCTGCGATTCGCTGGCCGTTGCCATCGGCACAAGCCATGGCGCGTACAAGTTCAAGGGCGAAGCCAAGCTTGATTTTGACCGTCTGGCCCGCATTGGCGACAAGCTGCCGAATTACCCCCTGGTGCTGCACGGCGCGTCCAGCGTACCGCAGGAATTTGTGAGCCTGTGCAACCAGTTTGGCGGCCAGGTTGGCGGAGCCAAGGGCGTGCCCGAAGACATGCTGCGCAAGGCTGCGGGCATGAACGTGTGCAAAATCAATGTGGATACGGACATCCGCCTGGCCGTCACCGCGTCCATCCGTCAGTATCTTGCCGAACACCCCGACCAGTTTGACCCGCGCGCCTACCTCACCCCCGCTCGCGATGCCGTCAAGAACATGGTGGCCCACAAGATCCGCAATGTCATGGGATCTTCAAATAAAGCCTAA
- a CDS encoding histone deacetylase family protein, with amino-acid sequence MTEKPLPPLVAARSLGVVFFPAFDWAISATHPEREERLLYTRDQLLEEGLFDIPGITEYRPAFATHAQLERAHFCLPSAAAVSTDSHLASAGGAIRAARLVLEGREQRAFALVRPPGHHAMRVVHGNRGFCNINNEAVMVEYIRDHYPRPDGRPLRIAIVDTDVHHGDGSQDIFWNDPHTLFISLHQDGRTLYPGSGFPQECGGPGALGRTINIPLPPETSDEGYLYAIEHAVLPILEDFKPDLIINSAGQDNHFTDPLANMKLSAQGYAALNAALQPHIAVLEGGYSIRGALPYVNLGICLALAGLDASDIREPGWTPEATRQRPQVGEYIARLCGQIRDVYFHPPAQPTEGEEENGWWVRRKHIFYDTDNLREGQTEAWRLCSDCSGLGRIETASERVPRSLCILVPRHACPQCRSQGLELAEQARKSGRYAHVRLLDGDAADPGSAAKSEK; translated from the coding sequence ATGACTGAAAAACCACTGCCGCCTCTGGTGGCGGCCCGCAGTCTTGGCGTAGTGTTTTTCCCTGCCTTTGACTGGGCCATTTCTGCAACACACCCGGAGCGGGAAGAGCGCCTGCTCTATACGCGCGACCAGCTGCTGGAAGAGGGGCTGTTCGACATTCCCGGCATTACGGAATACCGCCCTGCCTTTGCCACGCATGCCCAGCTTGAGCGCGCGCACTTCTGCCTGCCTTCGGCTGCGGCGGTGAGTACCGATTCGCATCTGGCTTCGGCGGGCGGGGCTATCCGCGCGGCCCGGCTGGTGCTTGAGGGGCGCGAACAGCGCGCCTTTGCACTCGTGCGTCCTCCAGGCCACCACGCCATGCGCGTGGTGCACGGCAACCGCGGCTTCTGCAATATCAATAACGAAGCCGTCATGGTGGAGTATATCCGCGATCATTATCCCCGCCCCGATGGGCGCCCCCTGCGCATCGCCATTGTGGATACGGATGTGCACCACGGCGACGGCAGTCAGGATATCTTCTGGAACGACCCGCATACCCTGTTCATCTCCCTGCATCAGGACGGGCGCACCCTGTACCCCGGATCGGGTTTCCCGCAGGAATGCGGCGGCCCCGGTGCGCTTGGGCGCACCATCAACATCCCTTTGCCGCCTGAAACTTCGGACGAGGGCTATCTGTACGCCATAGAACATGCGGTGCTGCCCATTCTGGAAGATTTCAAGCCTGACCTGATCATCAATTCCGCCGGGCAGGACAATCACTTCACTGACCCCCTTGCCAACATGAAACTTTCGGCGCAGGGCTATGCGGCGCTCAATGCGGCCCTGCAGCCGCATATCGCCGTGCTTGAAGGCGGCTACTCCATACGCGGGGCATTGCCCTACGTGAATCTGGGCATCTGCCTTGCCCTGGCGGGGCTGGACGCCTCAGATATCCGCGAGCCGGGCTGGACGCCGGAAGCCACGCGTCAGCGGCCGCAGGTGGGGGAATACATCGCCAGATTGTGCGGGCAGATCCGCGATGTGTATTTTCATCCCCCGGCACAGCCCACGGAAGGCGAGGAAGAAAACGGCTGGTGGGTGCGCCGCAAGCACATCTTTTACGATACGGACAATCTGCGCGAAGGGCAGACAGAAGCCTGGCGGCTGTGCAGCGATTGCTCGGGCCTGGGGCGCATTGAGACCGCCTCGGAACGGGTGCCCCGCTCCCTGTGCATACTGGTGCCGCGCCACGCCTGCCCGCAGTGCAGGAGCCAGGGGCTGGAGCTTGCCGAACAGGCGCGCAAAAGCGGGCGTTACGCCCATGTGCGCCTGCTGGATGGCGATGCGGCAGATCCGGGTTCTGCGGCTAAAAGTGAGAAATAA